One Stenotrophomonas sp. SAU14A_NAIMI4_5 DNA segment encodes these proteins:
- a CDS encoding efflux transporter outer membrane subunit yields MSRSIIHTTLLALACAAAMSGCASMAPAYQRPDAPVRASFGSTPSVAVADEPVPVARLEWRSVFVDPQLQQVIALALDNNRDLRVAMLNIEAARAKYRIQRADLLPSVDATASHTAARSNTTGEGSQVSRSATAQVGFSSWELDLFGRIRSLKDEALQTWLATEQTQRSTRMSLVAEVAGDWLTVGAYQQRLKLAEQALASQRESLALTKRRHEQGVMSGVDLASLQASVESARADVAAYTTSLAQARNALELVVGAAVSDAQLPAATTGTTDAVALAPLPAEVSSAVLLQRPDVLYAEHTLKAANADIGAARAAFFPTISLTASTGNGSDALSSLFDSGTKQWSFAPTISLPIFHAGALKASLDQAKISKDVSVAQYEKAIQSAFSEVADALATRATVDEQRDAQQARVAATTRARDLAEVRYRNGIDSRLELLDAQRTDDAAQQDLVTLRLAEATNRVTLYKVLGGGADALAGSGGTWATED; encoded by the coding sequence ATGAGCCGTTCGATAATCCACACCACCCTGCTGGCACTGGCCTGCGCGGCGGCAATGAGCGGCTGCGCCAGCATGGCCCCTGCTTACCAGCGTCCCGACGCGCCGGTGCGGGCCAGCTTCGGCAGCACGCCCAGCGTGGCCGTGGCCGATGAACCGGTGCCAGTGGCACGACTGGAATGGCGCTCGGTGTTCGTCGACCCGCAGCTGCAGCAGGTCATCGCACTGGCGCTCGACAACAACCGCGACCTGCGCGTGGCCATGCTCAACATCGAAGCCGCGCGCGCCAAGTACCGCATCCAGCGCGCGGATCTGCTGCCCAGCGTGGATGCCACGGCCAGCCATACCGCCGCACGCAGCAACACGACGGGCGAAGGCAGCCAGGTCAGCCGCAGCGCCACCGCGCAGGTCGGCTTCAGCAGCTGGGAACTGGACCTGTTCGGGCGCATCCGCAGCCTGAAGGACGAAGCCCTGCAGACCTGGCTGGCCACCGAACAGACCCAGCGCAGCACGCGCATGAGCCTGGTGGCCGAAGTGGCCGGCGACTGGCTGACCGTCGGCGCTTACCAGCAGCGGCTGAAGCTGGCCGAGCAGGCCCTGGCCAGCCAGCGCGAAAGCCTGGCGCTGACCAAGCGCCGCCACGAACAAGGCGTGATGTCCGGCGTGGACCTGGCCTCGTTGCAGGCCAGCGTGGAAAGCGCCCGCGCCGACGTCGCCGCCTACACCACCTCGCTGGCGCAGGCGCGCAACGCGCTGGAACTGGTGGTGGGCGCGGCGGTCAGCGATGCGCAGCTGCCGGCGGCCACGACGGGAACGACCGATGCAGTGGCGCTGGCGCCGCTGCCAGCCGAAGTGTCCTCGGCGGTACTGCTGCAGCGCCCGGACGTGCTCTACGCAGAGCACACCCTGAAGGCGGCCAACGCCGATATCGGCGCCGCACGCGCCGCGTTCTTCCCCACCATTTCGCTGACCGCCTCGACCGGCAACGGCAGCGACGCGCTGTCCAGCCTGTTCGACAGCGGGACGAAGCAATGGAGCTTCGCGCCGACGATCTCGCTGCCGATCTTCCACGCCGGCGCACTGAAGGCCTCGCTGGACCAGGCCAAGATCAGCAAGGACGTAAGCGTGGCGCAGTACGAGAAGGCCATCCAGAGCGCCTTCAGTGAAGTGGCTGATGCACTGGCCACGCGTGCCACCGTGGATGAGCAGCGCGATGCGCAGCAGGCGCGTGTGGCGGCAACCACCCGCGCCCGCGACCTGGCCGAAGTGCGCTATCGCAATGGCATCGACAGCCGGCTGGAACTGCTGGACGCGCAGCGTACCGACGATGCCGCCCAGCAGGACCTGGTGACCCTGCGCCTGGCCGAGGCGACCAACCGGGTGACGTTGTACAAGGTGCTGGGTGGGGGTGCGGATGCGCTGGCGGGTAGCGGGGGGACGTGGGCGACGGAGGATTAG
- a CDS encoding efflux RND transporter permease subunit — protein MSRFFIDRPIFAWVIAIVITLAGMLAVYTLPVEQYPDIAPPSVSIRATYTGASAETTENSVTQVIEQNMTGLDNLMYMSSSSSSSGSANVTLTFASGTDPDTAQVQVQNKLQQAQTLLPDAVQSTGVTVSKSSGNLFMVLAFTSDDGSMDGTDIADYMVSSLQDPLSRVSGVGNVQVMGSEYAMRIWLDPEKLRTYSLMPSDVTAAIQAQNSDVTAGSLGALPAVEGQSLSATVTARSRLKTVEQFQTIVVKSSANGADVRLSDVATVTLGSESYSAVSQFNGKAAAGLGIELASGANALDVSKAVDAKLTELQPYFPTGLSYHVAYSTTPFVQISIEEVVKTLIEAIVLVVAIMYLFLQNWRVTLIPAIAVPVVLMGTFGVLSLLGYSINTLSMFAMVLAIGLLVDDAIVVVENVERLMSEEGLSPRAATRKSMGQITGALVGIALVLTAVFLPMAFFGGSTGAIYRQFSVTIASAMILSVLVAMTLTPALCATLLLPISKGGHTSAPGLLARFFAHFNRFFDRNAERYEQGVGRVLKHRRLGIAAYVLVLALMGALFYTLPSSFLPEEDQGMLMVQVKLPSGATQQQTLKVIQQMSEYVRQQPEVDTVMAVAGFSMGGSGQNSGMGFVKLKDWDERDADANSIGQRITMAMAQRFRDAQIFAMAPSGIPGLGQSAGFSLELQDVGGAGHDALVKAREQLLALAASSDIVQSVRYDNLEDAPTFDVKIDDAKAGALDLAQSDINSTLSTALGSTYVNDFVNRGRIKKVYVQGEASARMLPQDVERWSVRNSNNQMVPFGAFSSSGWSYAPSSLTRFNGTASMEISGQAADGVSSGTAMAEMETLVGQLDGQFGAAWSGLSYQERQAGAQAPLLYAVSLLFVFLCLAALYESWSIPFSVMLAVPIGIVGALLFTSVRGLSNDVYFQVGLLATVGLAAKNGILIVEFAKELEDKGMGLVQATLQAARLRLRPILMTSLAFMLGVLPLVISSGAGSGGRHSLGTGVFGGTLASTALGIFFVPLFYVVVRTLFPSKPRPAEDDAHDDIDAEVKA, from the coding sequence ATGTCACGCTTCTTCATCGACCGCCCCATCTTCGCCTGGGTCATCGCCATCGTGATCACCCTGGCCGGCATGCTGGCCGTGTACACGCTGCCGGTGGAGCAGTACCCGGACATCGCACCGCCCAGCGTCTCCATCCGCGCCACCTACACCGGTGCCTCGGCCGAGACCACCGAAAATTCGGTCACCCAGGTCATCGAGCAGAACATGACCGGGCTCGACAACCTGATGTACATGTCCTCCAGCAGCAGCTCGTCGGGCAGCGCCAACGTCACCCTCACCTTCGCCTCGGGCACCGACCCGGACACCGCCCAGGTGCAGGTGCAGAACAAGCTGCAGCAGGCCCAAACGCTGCTGCCAGATGCCGTGCAGAGCACCGGCGTGACGGTCAGCAAGTCCTCGGGCAACCTGTTCATGGTGCTGGCCTTCACCTCCGATGACGGCAGCATGGATGGTACGGACATCGCCGATTACATGGTTTCCTCGCTGCAGGATCCGCTGAGCCGGGTCAGCGGCGTCGGCAACGTGCAGGTGATGGGCTCCGAGTACGCCATGCGCATCTGGCTGGACCCGGAGAAGCTGCGCACTTATTCGCTGATGCCCTCCGACGTGACCGCCGCCATCCAGGCACAGAACAGCGATGTCACCGCCGGCTCGCTGGGCGCGTTGCCCGCTGTCGAAGGACAGTCGCTGAGCGCCACGGTCACCGCGCGCTCGCGCTTGAAGACGGTCGAGCAGTTCCAGACCATCGTGGTGAAGTCCAGCGCCAACGGCGCCGACGTGCGCCTGTCCGACGTGGCCACCGTCACCCTGGGCAGCGAAAGCTATTCCGCGGTCAGCCAGTTCAACGGCAAGGCCGCCGCCGGCCTCGGCATCGAGCTGGCCTCCGGCGCCAACGCGCTGGACGTGTCCAAGGCAGTGGATGCCAAGCTGACCGAACTGCAGCCCTACTTCCCCACCGGGCTGAGCTACCACGTGGCCTACAGCACCACGCCGTTCGTGCAGATCTCCATCGAGGAAGTGGTCAAGACCCTGATCGAGGCCATCGTGCTGGTGGTGGCGATCATGTACCTGTTCCTGCAGAACTGGCGCGTCACCCTGATCCCGGCCATCGCGGTGCCGGTGGTGCTGATGGGCACCTTCGGCGTGCTGTCGCTGCTGGGTTACTCGATCAACACGCTGTCGATGTTCGCGATGGTGCTGGCCATCGGCCTGCTGGTGGACGACGCCATCGTGGTGGTGGAGAACGTCGAGCGCCTGATGAGCGAGGAAGGGCTGTCGCCACGCGCGGCCACCCGCAAGTCGATGGGACAGATCACCGGCGCGCTGGTGGGCATCGCCCTGGTGCTGACCGCGGTGTTCCTGCCGATGGCCTTCTTCGGCGGCTCCACCGGCGCCATCTACCGCCAGTTCTCGGTCACCATCGCCTCGGCGATGATCCTGTCGGTGCTGGTGGCGATGACCCTGACCCCGGCGCTGTGCGCGACCCTCCTGCTGCCGATCAGCAAGGGCGGCCACACCTCGGCACCGGGCCTGCTGGCGCGCTTCTTCGCCCACTTCAACCGCTTCTTCGACCGCAACGCCGAACGCTACGAACAGGGCGTGGGCCGCGTGCTGAAGCATCGCCGCCTGGGCATCGCCGCCTATGTGCTGGTGCTGGCCTTGATGGGCGCGCTGTTCTACACCCTGCCCAGCTCGTTCCTGCCCGAGGAAGACCAGGGCATGTTGATGGTGCAGGTGAAGCTGCCCTCCGGCGCCACCCAGCAGCAGACGCTGAAGGTGATCCAGCAGATGTCCGAGTACGTGCGCCAGCAGCCGGAAGTGGACACGGTGATGGCCGTGGCCGGCTTCAGCATGGGTGGCAGCGGACAGAACTCGGGCATGGGCTTCGTCAAGCTGAAGGACTGGGATGAGCGCGATGCCGACGCCAACAGCATCGGCCAGCGCATCACCATGGCCATGGCCCAGCGCTTCCGCGATGCACAGATCTTCGCCATGGCACCGTCGGGCATTCCCGGCCTGGGCCAGAGTGCGGGTTTCTCGCTGGAACTGCAGGATGTCGGCGGTGCCGGCCACGATGCGCTGGTGAAGGCACGTGAACAGCTGCTGGCGCTGGCTGCCAGCAGCGATATCGTGCAGTCGGTACGCTATGACAACCTGGAAGATGCGCCGACGTTCGACGTCAAGATCGACGATGCCAAGGCCGGTGCGCTGGACCTGGCGCAGAGCGATATCAATTCCACCCTGTCCACTGCGCTGGGCAGCACCTACGTCAACGACTTCGTCAACCGCGGCCGCATCAAGAAGGTCTACGTGCAGGGCGAGGCCAGCGCGCGCATGCTGCCGCAGGACGTCGAACGCTGGTCGGTGCGCAACAGCAACAACCAGATGGTGCCGTTCGGTGCGTTCTCCAGCAGCGGTTGGAGCTATGCACCCTCCTCGCTGACCCGCTTCAACGGCACCGCGTCGATGGAGATCAGCGGCCAGGCCGCCGATGGCGTGAGCTCCGGCACGGCGATGGCCGAGATGGAAACCCTGGTCGGCCAGCTCGACGGCCAGTTCGGTGCGGCATGGTCGGGCCTGTCCTACCAGGAGCGCCAGGCCGGTGCGCAGGCGCCGCTGCTGTACGCGGTCTCGCTGCTGTTCGTGTTCCTGTGCCTGGCGGCGCTGTATGAGAGCTGGTCGATTCCGTTCTCGGTGATGCTGGCCGTGCCGATCGGCATCGTCGGCGCCCTGCTGTTCACCAGCGTGCGCGGCCTGTCCAACGATGTGTACTTCCAGGTGGGCCTGCTGGCCACGGTGGGCCTGGCCGCGAAGAACGGCATCCTCATCGTCGAATTTGCCAAGGAGCTGGAAGACAAGGGCATGGGCCTGGTGCAGGCCACGCTGCAGGCGGCACGGCTGCGCCTGCGGCCGATCCTGATGACCTCGCTGGCCTTCATGCTGGGCGTGCTGCCGCTGGTGATCAGCAGCGGCGCCGGCTCCGGCGGCCGCCATTCGCTGGGCACCGGCGTGTTCGGCGGCACCCTGGCCTCCACCGCGCTGGGCATCTTCTTCGTGCCGCTGTTCTACGTGGTGGTGCGCACCCTGTTCCCGTCGAAGCCGCGCCCGGCCGAAGACGATGCCCACGATGACATTGATGCAGAGGTGAAGGCATGA
- a CDS encoding efflux RND transporter periplasmic adaptor subunit — translation MPVFTRRSPFHLPWRLMPASALALALAACSPAQAPQQHTAEVVATPVVTRSLAVEQSLAGRTVAAMVSDVRPQVGGIIRSRAFTEGALVDAGQLLYQIDPRSYQAAYDSAKGSLAQAEAAVLSSRPKAERYRNLVDADAVSRQDADDAQATLRANEAAVVAARAALQTAKINLDYTRVTAPISGRIGTSTYTPGALVSAGQDTALATIQQLDPIHVDVSQTSAQLLALRRQLDSGALQAVDGKAQVRIVLEDGSTYAHTGTLEVIGTAVDTGTGNVTLRATVPNPEGLLLPGTYVRAVLPMAVDPNAILVPQTAVTRNTKGEAQVKLVGADGKVVERVIQTSAAQGDQWVVSSGLKAGEQLITEGGSKVGAGQTVKVAAAASVTAGNAATAAAKD, via the coding sequence ATGCCAGTGTTCACTCGTCGCAGTCCGTTCCACCTGCCCTGGCGCTTGATGCCGGCCTCGGCCCTGGCCCTGGCGCTGGCCGCCTGCTCGCCCGCACAGGCACCGCAGCAGCACACCGCCGAAGTGGTGGCCACGCCGGTGGTCACCCGCTCGCTGGCGGTGGAACAGTCGCTGGCCGGGCGCACCGTCGCGGCCATGGTGTCCGACGTGCGACCGCAGGTGGGCGGCATCATCCGCTCGCGCGCCTTCACCGAGGGAGCGCTGGTCGACGCCGGGCAGCTGCTGTACCAGATCGATCCGCGCAGCTACCAGGCCGCCTATGACAGCGCCAAGGGCTCGCTGGCGCAGGCTGAAGCCGCCGTGCTGTCCTCGCGCCCCAAGGCCGAGCGCTACCGAAATCTCGTCGATGCCGATGCCGTGAGCCGGCAGGATGCCGACGATGCGCAGGCCACCCTGCGGGCCAACGAAGCGGCCGTGGTGGCCGCACGCGCCGCGCTGCAGACCGCGAAGATCAACCTCGACTACACCCGGGTGACCGCGCCGATCTCCGGCCGCATCGGCACCTCCACCTACACGCCGGGCGCGCTGGTCAGCGCCGGCCAGGACACCGCGCTGGCCACCATCCAGCAGCTGGACCCGATCCATGTCGATGTCAGCCAGACCAGCGCGCAGCTGCTGGCCCTGCGCAGGCAGCTGGACAGCGGCGCGCTGCAGGCCGTGGATGGCAAGGCGCAGGTGCGCATCGTGCTGGAGGACGGCAGCACCTATGCCCATACCGGCACCCTGGAAGTGATCGGCACCGCCGTCGATACCGGCACCGGCAACGTCACCCTGCGTGCCACCGTGCCCAACCCCGAGGGCCTGCTGCTGCCGGGCACCTACGTGCGCGCCGTGCTGCCGATGGCGGTGGACCCGAACGCGATCCTGGTGCCGCAGACCGCCGTGACCCGCAACACCAAGGGCGAGGCGCAGGTGAAGCTGGTCGGCGCCGACGGCAAGGTGGTCGAGCGGGTCATCCAGACCAGCGCTGCGCAGGGCGACCAGTGGGTGGTCAGCAGCGGCCTGAAGGCCGGCGAGCAGCTGATCACCGAAGGCGGCAGCAAGGTCGGTGCCGGCCAGACGGTGAAGGTCGCCGCGGCTGCGTCGGTCACCGCCGGCAACGCCGCCACCGCCGCGGCGAAGGACTGA